A single window of Candoia aspera isolate rCanAsp1 chromosome 3, rCanAsp1.hap2, whole genome shotgun sequence DNA harbors:
- the G0S2 gene encoding G0/G1 switch protein 2, with the protein METMQELIPFAKEMLSQKPNSKMVKLYMLGSMLAFFGVVIGLVETVCSPFTSEGRLEEEEEEEEKKKRPVLPLKKREEELEVVLPKQDVIQEKGKQALALRNSVNRQHAS; encoded by the coding sequence ATGGAGACAATGCAAGAGCTGATCCCATTTGCGAAAGAGATGCTGAGCCAGAAGCCCAACAGCAAAATGGTCAAGCTGTACATGCTGGGGAGCATGCTGGCATTCTTTGGAGTGGTTATTGGCCTGGTGGAGACTGTCTGCAGCCCTTTCACCTCTGAGGGGaggctggaggaagaggaggaggaggaggagaaaaagaaaaggcctgTTTTGCCactgaaaaaaagagaggaggagTTGGAGGTTGTGCTTCCAAAACAGGACGTGATACAGGAAAAAGGCAAACAGGCACTGGCTTTGAGGAATTCCGTGAACAGGCAACATGCCTCATAG